In a genomic window of Amycolatopsis japonica:
- a CDS encoding SDR family oxidoreductase, whose amino-acid sequence MADLPLALVTGATRGIGAATARALAPTHRLLLGGRDADALGELAETLPDARPWPIDLTDDEALETATAEFGALDVLVHSAGVARLGTVETATDADWRANFEVNVLAVVTLTRRLLPALRASKGHVVVINSGAGQNARPGWGPYAASKFAVRAFADSLREEESALRVTSIYPGRTDTEMQQAIIADEGRAYEPERFLRPESVAAAVLAAVSATGDAHPTEVTLRPRGLV is encoded by the coding sequence ATGGCTGATCTCCCCCTGGCTCTCGTCACCGGTGCCACCCGCGGCATCGGTGCCGCGACCGCCCGCGCGCTCGCTCCGACCCACCGGTTGCTGCTCGGCGGTCGCGACGCCGACGCGCTCGGCGAACTCGCGGAGACGCTGCCCGACGCGCGGCCGTGGCCGATCGACCTGACCGACGACGAGGCACTGGAAACCGCGACGGCCGAATTCGGCGCGCTGGACGTGCTGGTGCACTCGGCGGGCGTGGCGCGGCTCGGCACGGTCGAAACCGCGACCGACGCCGACTGGCGGGCGAACTTCGAGGTCAACGTGCTCGCGGTCGTCACACTGACCAGGCGGCTGCTGCCCGCGCTGCGTGCTTCGAAGGGGCACGTCGTCGTGATCAACTCGGGTGCCGGGCAGAACGCCCGCCCGGGCTGGGGCCCGTACGCCGCGAGCAAATTCGCCGTCCGTGCCTTCGCCGACTCGCTGCGGGAGGAGGAGTCCGCGCTTCGGGTGACGTCGATCTACCCCGGCCGCACGGACACCGAAATGCAGCAGGCGATCATCGCCGACGAGGGCCGCGCGTACGAGCCGGAACGCTTCCTGCGCCCCGAATCCGTCGCGGCCGCCGTCCTCGCCGCGGTCTCGGCGACCGGTGACGCGCACCCGACCGAGGTGACCCTGCGGCCGCGGGGCCTGGTCTGA
- a CDS encoding class I SAM-dependent DNA methyltransferase, with protein MTTHLDATRESYDTVAEDYAALIGPRFDQEPISRAMLAAFAEQVRGPVADVGCGPGHVTAHLASLGLDVTGVDLSPKMIEVARRQFPDQRFSVGSMTALDFRDGSLDGLVAWWSIFHLPPEVLPDVFAEFRRTLAPGGRLLVGFHVGDERLSPEKAYGHPVSYDAYLLDPGRIADLLGLAGFEVAARLIMEGRKWPQACLSARAV; from the coding sequence GTGACCACTCATCTCGACGCCACCCGCGAGTCCTACGACACCGTCGCCGAGGATTACGCCGCGCTGATCGGCCCGCGCTTCGACCAGGAGCCGATCAGCCGCGCGATGCTGGCCGCGTTCGCCGAACAGGTACGCGGCCCGGTCGCCGACGTCGGTTGCGGACCTGGCCACGTCACCGCCCACCTGGCGTCGCTCGGCCTCGACGTCACGGGTGTCGACTTGTCGCCGAAAATGATCGAAGTGGCTCGTCGTCAGTTCCCTGACCAGCGGTTTTCCGTCGGATCGATGACGGCCTTGGATTTCCGCGACGGCTCGTTGGACGGTCTCGTCGCCTGGTGGTCGATCTTCCATCTGCCGCCGGAGGTGCTCCCCGACGTCTTCGCGGAGTTCCGCCGCACGCTCGCGCCCGGAGGCCGTCTGCTGGTCGGATTCCACGTCGGTGACGAGCGGCTGAGTCCGGAAAAGGCGTACGGCCACCCCGTCAGCTACGACGCCTACCTGCTGGATCCCGGCCGGATCGCCGACCTGCTGGGTCTGGCCGGTTTCGAGGTCGCCGCGCGGCTGATCATGGAAGGGAGGAAATGGCCACAGGCCTGCCTGTCCGCCCGGGCGGTTTGA
- a CDS encoding amidohydrolase family protein codes for MQRRFHAPVVLPADPACSLLRDAVVDVDEAGRITHVGPASEAPGTSAPVTRLSGILLPGLVNAHAHSPMTLLRGMGGDLPLLPWLTEIIWPTEAKLKPADIRTGMLLGSVEMLRHGVTTSAEMYFEGEQLADAVLTTGGRVVLAPPIMELPGMDWRAMLKSIERWIDTDGLRFGPGDRIEVGYGPHSAYMLNEEALRATAESAAERGALVQIHVAEAALEDVKQREAHGSVPALLEKVGMLRGRTLAAHAIHLSDEDIALFAARGVGMAHCPGSNAKLASGIARVTELRKAGVAVGLGTDGPASNDDIDLWEELQLSAMFARLATGDSTVLTAADAFLLGTRGGADALGRTDIGALETGRWADMVHVDLDDPAFAAGIDVPDVQLLSNLVWAAGSRRVRDVWVAGEQVVGDGESLRVDRAQVQAEVADTAARLRS; via the coding sequence ATGCAACGCCGTTTCCACGCTCCCGTCGTTCTCCCCGCCGACCCCGCCTGCTCGTTGCTGCGTGACGCCGTGGTCGACGTGGACGAGGCGGGGCGTATCACCCATGTCGGTCCCGCTTCCGAGGCGCCCGGAACGTCCGCTCCCGTGACCCGGTTGAGCGGTATCCTCCTGCCCGGTCTGGTCAACGCGCACGCGCACAGCCCGATGACGCTGCTGCGCGGGATGGGCGGCGACCTGCCGCTGCTGCCGTGGCTGACCGAGATCATCTGGCCGACCGAAGCGAAGCTGAAGCCGGCCGACATCCGCACCGGGATGCTGCTGGGCTCGGTCGAGATGCTGCGGCACGGTGTCACGACGAGTGCGGAGATGTACTTCGAAGGCGAGCAGCTCGCCGACGCGGTGCTCACCACCGGTGGCCGTGTGGTGCTGGCTCCGCCGATCATGGAACTGCCGGGGATGGATTGGCGCGCGATGCTGAAGAGCATCGAACGCTGGATCGACACCGACGGCCTGCGGTTCGGGCCGGGCGACCGGATCGAGGTCGGCTACGGGCCGCACTCGGCGTACATGCTGAACGAGGAGGCGCTGCGGGCGACCGCGGAATCGGCGGCCGAGCGGGGCGCGCTGGTGCAGATCCACGTGGCCGAGGCGGCGCTCGAAGACGTCAAGCAGCGTGAAGCGCACGGCTCGGTGCCCGCGCTGCTGGAGAAGGTCGGGATGCTGCGGGGCCGGACGCTGGCCGCGCACGCCATCCACCTGTCCGACGAGGACATCGCACTGTTCGCCGCGCGCGGTGTCGGGATGGCGCACTGCCCGGGCTCGAACGCGAAGCTCGCTTCGGGCATCGCACGCGTGACGGAGCTTCGCAAGGCGGGCGTCGCCGTCGGGCTCGGCACGGACGGCCCGGCGTCGAACGATGACATCGACCTGTGGGAGGAGCTGCAGCTCTCCGCGATGTTCGCGCGCCTCGCGACCGGCGACTCGACCGTGCTGACCGCGGCCGACGCGTTCCTGCTCGGCACCCGCGGCGGCGCGGACGCGCTGGGCAGGACCGACATCGGCGCGCTGGAAACCGGCCGGTGGGCGGACATGGTGCACGTCGACCTCGACGACCCGGCCTTCGCGGCCGGCATCGACGTGCCGGACGTGCAGCTGCTCTCGAACCTGGTGTGGGCCGCCGGCTCACGCCGCGTGCGCGACGTGTGGGTCGCCGGTGAGCAGGTCGTCGGCGACGGCGAATCCCTGCGAGTGGACCGCGCCCAAGTACAAGCCGAAGTCGCCGACACCGCCGCACGCCTTCGCTCTTGA
- a CDS encoding DUF7850 domain-containing protein, whose translation MKRALVFIAAGALVSGFVPSYAQATTVPSGCTGGAAPNPSVEQGSPPAGYTFSPAAPVPPGTPRSKQPRLSTASGYQPDGGRYALIATPDKMVSTAYAALKFVPGAVYTLTDWTGTNVQRTDAVQETGLRFYDGSGKVVLENKLKVTHAVETDGALARQDFPPSTAPPSAGSVKFFAATDRNWVMWDCVHLQVASFSAKAEVRDPASGAWGATATIEAGTTANYRFTVTNDGTTTLTDIKVDDPYCDVKPAPIASLESGKSATVTCDHKNVTEADNGHVSTVTVSSGTLPKKTATTTIKVTPPPAIDEIGEFVWDDVDRNGLQDAGEPGVQGVKVTLKDASGKALGTITTDAGGKYRFTKLKDGIYQVCFDIAGLPFTYTAKDAGDDTKDSDADPATGCTATTTVGPRKRVDLTLAAGLNAPTSRLGDFVWLDKDKDGLQSRDELGVPDVKVTLKDASGKEVGSAVTGPDGRYAFERLAPGSYQVCFDVGSRQLTRSGAAHHDGTDSAADPATGCTPVAAVAAPEDLTRDAGLLEP comes from the coding sequence GTGAAAAGGGCACTGGTGTTCATCGCGGCAGGCGCGCTCGTCTCCGGCTTCGTCCCTTCGTACGCGCAGGCGACGACCGTCCCGTCCGGCTGCACCGGCGGCGCCGCGCCGAACCCGAGCGTCGAGCAGGGCAGCCCGCCCGCCGGATACACGTTCAGCCCGGCCGCCCCGGTGCCACCGGGCACGCCGAGGAGCAAGCAGCCCCGGCTGTCGACGGCGAGTGGCTACCAGCCCGATGGCGGCAGATACGCCCTGATCGCGACCCCGGACAAGATGGTCAGCACCGCCTACGCGGCGCTGAAGTTCGTGCCCGGCGCCGTCTACACGCTGACCGACTGGACCGGCACGAACGTCCAGCGCACGGACGCCGTCCAGGAAACAGGACTGCGGTTCTACGACGGTTCTGGCAAGGTCGTCCTGGAGAACAAGCTCAAGGTCACGCATGCCGTCGAAACCGACGGCGCGCTGGCGCGGCAGGACTTCCCGCCGTCCACCGCCCCGCCGTCGGCCGGCTCCGTGAAGTTCTTCGCCGCAACCGACCGCAACTGGGTGATGTGGGACTGCGTCCACCTGCAGGTCGCCTCGTTCTCGGCGAAGGCGGAGGTGCGGGATCCGGCGAGCGGCGCCTGGGGCGCCACGGCCACCATCGAGGCGGGTACCACCGCGAACTACCGGTTCACGGTCACCAACGACGGCACCACGACGCTGACCGACATCAAGGTCGACGACCCGTACTGCGACGTGAAACCCGCGCCGATCGCGAGCCTCGAAAGCGGCAAGTCCGCGACCGTCACCTGCGACCACAAGAACGTCACCGAAGCGGACAACGGCCACGTCAGCACCGTGACCGTCTCCAGCGGCACCCTGCCGAAGAAGACCGCGACCACCACCATCAAGGTCACCCCGCCGCCCGCGATCGACGAGATCGGCGAGTTCGTCTGGGACGACGTCGACCGGAACGGCCTGCAGGACGCCGGGGAGCCGGGCGTCCAGGGCGTGAAGGTGACGTTGAAGGACGCGTCGGGCAAGGCGCTCGGGACGATCACCACGGACGCCGGCGGCAAGTACCGCTTCACCAAGCTGAAGGACGGCATCTACCAGGTCTGCTTCGACATCGCCGGGCTTCCGTTCACGTATACGGCCAAGGACGCGGGCGACGACACGAAGGATTCGGACGCCGACCCGGCGACCGGCTGCACCGCGACCACCACCGTCGGCCCGCGTAAACGCGTCGACCTGACGCTCGCGGCGGGGCTGAACGCGCCGACGAGCAGGCTGGGCGACTTCGTGTGGCTGGACAAGGACAAGGACGGCCTCCAGAGCCGCGACGAACTCGGCGTCCCGGACGTGAAGGTGACTTTGAAGGACGCGTCGGGCAAGGAGGTCGGCTCGGCCGTCACCGGGCCGGACGGGCGGTACGCCTTCGAGCGGCTGGCTCCGGGCTCGTACCAGGTGTGCTTCGACGTCGGCTCGCGTCAGCTGACCCGATCCGGTGCCGCGCACCACGACGGCACGGATTCGGCGGCGGATCCCGCGACCGGGTGCACGCCGGTGGCCGCGGTGGCGGCGCCGGAGGATCTGACCAGGGACGCAGGGCTGCTCGAACCGTGA
- a CDS encoding sensor histidine kinase, whose protein sequence is MTAGPAQNKFTARVSALARRIGMPAVVLLAALAFDLVFVTDAAFDDTGPRGIDLLLFPGIFAMVFCALWAQKRAAVAAVAASVVLVAYTLVVRYFNIPTYSSVLAHLSITEVVAGVEILFYAARRTRPGVAFAVISGLVLATLTAVSGRYFYGSDSNGTMAQAMLFGGILLGGTLIFAIPGRDRTAHPKRYEKLQKLNKLVMGQWPLIGLLGVALILEFGFTYESGAHGFPILVCSIVAAIIAVAAPRRPADAMVALTAVMLLSALVTPFLRLRYDYATPGGVPGTQIVAGMGLVVTLVRAVGLSKAVSRIAGLSAVVAVASILNTKRPGPRLMTDPDEIAGLAVAAVLLLGISVAVGLALRSRDSERTQVIQSAISDAQTSERMALARELHDVVAHHVTGIVVQAQAAKMMGEKNPQVAVEAMGRIEDAGVEALAAMRRLVRSMRGDAPAGSSEFSEQATTDLAADLRTLIERSNHGVKTSMKLELPSNVPHEVGRSALRLVQESLTNVGKHASGAKEALVIAEVSGNELHLQVTDDGREPQRRPAGGSGGYGLIGMRERVALLHGRLSAGRAPGGGWRVEAWLPLEGEE, encoded by the coding sequence GTGACAGCAGGTCCGGCCCAGAACAAGTTCACCGCGCGGGTGAGTGCGCTCGCGCGACGTATCGGCATGCCCGCCGTCGTCCTGCTGGCCGCGCTCGCGTTCGACCTGGTCTTCGTGACCGACGCGGCCTTCGACGACACGGGCCCCCGCGGCATCGATCTCCTGCTGTTCCCCGGCATTTTCGCGATGGTGTTCTGCGCGCTCTGGGCGCAGAAGAGGGCCGCCGTCGCCGCCGTCGCCGCCTCGGTCGTGCTGGTGGCGTACACGCTGGTCGTCCGGTACTTCAACATCCCGACCTACTCGAGCGTGCTCGCGCATCTGTCCATCACCGAGGTGGTGGCGGGGGTCGAGATCCTGTTCTACGCCGCGCGCCGGACGCGACCGGGTGTCGCCTTCGCCGTGATCTCGGGTCTGGTGCTGGCCACGTTGACCGCGGTGTCCGGGCGGTACTTCTACGGCAGCGATTCGAACGGCACGATGGCGCAGGCGATGCTGTTCGGCGGCATCCTGCTGGGCGGCACGCTGATCTTCGCGATCCCCGGCCGCGACCGCACGGCGCATCCGAAACGCTACGAAAAGCTGCAGAAGCTCAACAAGCTGGTGATGGGGCAATGGCCGCTCATCGGTCTGCTGGGTGTCGCGCTGATCCTGGAGTTCGGCTTCACCTACGAGAGCGGGGCGCACGGTTTCCCGATCCTGGTCTGCTCGATCGTCGCGGCGATCATCGCGGTCGCGGCGCCGCGACGGCCCGCCGACGCGATGGTCGCGCTCACCGCGGTCATGCTGCTTTCCGCTCTGGTGACGCCGTTCCTGCGGCTCCGCTACGACTACGCCACGCCCGGCGGGGTGCCGGGGACGCAGATCGTCGCGGGGATGGGGCTGGTCGTCACCCTGGTCCGGGCGGTCGGGCTGAGCAAGGCCGTGTCCCGGATCGCGGGGCTTTCGGCCGTGGTCGCCGTGGCCTCGATCCTCAACACCAAACGGCCGGGCCCCAGGCTGATGACCGACCCGGACGAGATCGCCGGGCTCGCCGTCGCGGCGGTGCTGCTGCTCGGTATCTCGGTGGCGGTCGGCCTGGCGTTGCGTTCGCGGGATTCGGAGCGGACGCAGGTCATCCAGTCGGCGATCAGTGACGCGCAGACCTCGGAACGGATGGCGCTGGCGCGGGAACTGCACGACGTCGTCGCCCACCACGTCACCGGGATCGTCGTGCAGGCGCAGGCGGCGAAGATGATGGGCGAGAAGAATCCGCAGGTCGCGGTCGAGGCGATGGGCCGCATCGAGGACGCCGGGGTGGAGGCGCTGGCGGCGATGCGGCGGCTCGTGCGGAGTATGCGCGGCGACGCCCCGGCCGGGAGCAGCGAGTTCAGCGAACAGGCCACCACCGATCTCGCCGCCGATCTGCGGACGCTGATCGAACGGTCGAACCACGGCGTGAAGACGTCGATGAAGCTCGAACTGCCGTCGAACGTGCCGCACGAGGTCGGACGGTCGGCGTTGCGGCTGGTGCAGGAGTCGCTGACGAACGTCGGCAAGCACGCGTCGGGGGCGAAAGAGGCGCTGGTCATCGCCGAGGTGTCCGGGAACGAACTGCACCTCCAGGTGACCGATGACGGACGCGAACCCCAGCGGCGTCCGGCGGGCGGGTCGGGCGGCTACGGTCTGATCGGCATGCGCGAACGGGTCGCCCTGCTGCACGGCCGGCTCTCCGCCGGGCGGGCGCCGGGCGGCGGATGGCGCGTCGAAGCGTGGCTACCACTTGAAGGAGAAGAGTGA
- a CDS encoding response regulator yields the protein MIRVLIADDQDMVRIGFRMILDAQDDIEVVADVADGVSAVAKARELRPDVCLLDIRMPGIDGLEVTKQLAGPDVTDPLKVVVVTTFDLDEYVHTALRNGASGFLLKDAGPALLIEAVRAAARGDALVSPQITVRLLKHFDGGTVKRDVSPPSEPLTARELDVVKAAAKGLTNTEIGAELFLSLSTVKTHLASVQGKVGARNRVEIAAWAWRSGVVD from the coding sequence GTGATCCGGGTATTGATCGCCGACGACCAGGACATGGTGCGGATCGGCTTCCGGATGATCCTGGACGCGCAGGACGACATCGAGGTGGTCGCCGACGTGGCGGACGGTGTCTCGGCGGTCGCGAAGGCGCGAGAACTGCGGCCGGACGTCTGCCTGCTGGACATCCGCATGCCCGGGATCGACGGGCTCGAGGTCACCAAGCAGCTGGCGGGCCCGGATGTCACCGATCCGCTGAAGGTCGTGGTGGTGACGACGTTCGACCTCGACGAGTACGTGCACACCGCGCTGCGGAACGGTGCGAGCGGTTTCCTGTTGAAGGACGCCGGGCCGGCGCTGCTGATCGAAGCCGTGCGCGCGGCCGCGCGCGGGGACGCGCTGGTGTCGCCGCAGATCACCGTCCGGCTGCTGAAGCATTTCGACGGCGGGACGGTGAAACGCGACGTCAGCCCGCCTTCGGAGCCGCTGACCGCGCGGGAGCTGGACGTCGTGAAGGCGGCCGCGAAGGGGCTGACGAATACCGAGATCGGGGCCGAGCTGTTCCTGTCGCTGTCGACGGTGAAGACGCATCTGGCGTCGGTGCAGGGAAAGGTCGGTGCGCGGAACCGGGTGGAGATCGCGGCGTGGGCGTGGCGGAGCGGAGTTGTGGACTGA
- a CDS encoding ABC transporter ATP-binding protein has protein sequence MLSGRGLVKRYGTQHALAGIDIDIQAGDAVAIVGPSGSGKTSLLHVLAGILRADSGQIFLAGQRVDQLNERKRSELRRTEFGFVFQSGMLVAELSAEENVALPSLLGGKGRKESIEAGREWLAKLGLAGKEKRRPGELSGGEAQRVAIARALTHRPKVIFADEPTGALDTRTGRATMDALLAAAADSGAAVIVVTHDRELAEAMPRTVSIRDGLIATRLAA, from the coding sequence GTGCTTTCGGGCCGCGGGCTGGTGAAGCGGTACGGCACACAGCACGCGCTGGCCGGGATCGACATCGACATCCAGGCGGGTGACGCGGTCGCCATCGTCGGGCCCTCCGGCTCGGGCAAGACCTCCCTGCTGCACGTGCTCGCCGGGATCCTCCGCGCCGACTCCGGGCAGATCTTCCTGGCGGGCCAGCGCGTCGACCAGCTCAACGAGCGCAAGCGCAGCGAACTGCGGCGCACCGAGTTCGGCTTCGTGTTCCAGTCCGGGATGCTCGTCGCCGAACTGAGCGCCGAAGAGAACGTCGCGCTGCCGTCACTGCTGGGTGGCAAGGGGCGCAAGGAATCCATCGAAGCCGGCCGCGAATGGCTGGCGAAGCTCGGCCTAGCGGGCAAGGAGAAGCGCCGCCCCGGCGAGCTTTCCGGCGGTGAGGCGCAGCGCGTCGCGATCGCCCGCGCGCTGACACACCGGCCGAAGGTGATCTTCGCCGACGAGCCGACCGGCGCGCTCGACACCCGCACCGGCCGCGCCACGATGGACGCGCTGCTCGCCGCTGCCGCCGACAGCGGCGCCGCGGTGATCGTGGTGACCCATGACCGCGAGCTCGCCGAAGCCATGCCGCGCACCGTCTCCATCCGGGACGGTCTGATCGCGACGAGGTTGGCCGCGTAA